In a genomic window of Hyphomonas sp.:
- a CDS encoding response regulator transcription factor: protein MRILVVEDDSDLRRQLADVLSQSGYAVDLAADGEDGHFLGDTEPYDAVILDLGLPKMDGVSVLKKWRADGKSFPVLILTARDSWSEKVAGFDAGADDYLTKPFITEELLARLRALLRRAAGHSAATLEAGKLVVDTRAARASVAGEPVKLTAHEYRVLSYLMHHMGRVVPRTELVEHIYDQDFDRDSNTIEVFIGRLRRKIGQDRIQTERGLGYRLVVPEAETRVAG, encoded by the coding sequence ATGCGTATCCTGGTAGTTGAAGATGATTCCGACCTGCGTCGCCAATTGGCGGACGTCCTGTCGCAGTCGGGCTATGCCGTGGATCTGGCCGCCGACGGCGAGGATGGCCACTTCCTGGGCGACACCGAACCCTATGATGCGGTGATCCTGGATCTCGGCCTGCCGAAGATGGATGGCGTCAGCGTTCTCAAGAAGTGGCGCGCCGACGGCAAGTCCTTCCCGGTCCTGATCCTGACGGCGCGGGATTCCTGGAGCGAGAAGGTGGCCGGCTTCGATGCCGGCGCAGATGACTATCTGACCAAGCCCTTCATCACCGAGGAATTGCTGGCCCGTCTGCGGGCGCTGCTGCGCCGGGCGGCCGGGCATTCGGCGGCGACGCTGGAGGCCGGCAAGCTGGTGGTCGACACCCGTGCGGCCCGGGCCAGCGTGGCCGGAGAACCGGTGAAGCTGACCGCGCATGAATACCGCGTCCTGTCCTATCTGATGCACCATATGGGCCGGGTCGTGCCGCGCACCGAACTGGTCGAGCATATTTATGATCAGGATTTCGACCGGGACTCGAACACGATCGAAGTGTTCATCGGCCGCCTGCGCCGCAAGATCGGCCAGGACCGTATCCAGACCGAGCGCGGCCTGGGCTATCGCCTGGTGGTGCCGGAAGCCGAAACCCGCGTCGCCGGATAA
- a CDS encoding DUF1203 domain-containing protein, whose amino-acid sequence MTFQIRALPEDQFAHLPSLSDADLAAQNIQKRLVDAQPGYPCRVSLQDAEIGETIFLLNHCHHDEETPYRSCHAIFVRAGAEQALPDVGEVPASLTLRLISIRAFDTAHDMVAADVVEGRELNTAIPAMLAQSGVAYLHLHNAKPGCYAARVDPVR is encoded by the coding sequence ATGACCTTTCAGATCCGCGCGCTGCCAGAAGACCAGTTTGCCCATTTGCCCTCGCTGTCTGATGCGGACCTGGCGGCGCAGAACATCCAGAAGCGTCTCGTGGATGCCCAGCCCGGCTATCCCTGCCGGGTCAGCCTGCAGGATGCGGAGATCGGAGAGACGATCTTCCTGCTCAATCACTGTCATCATGATGAAGAGACGCCATACCGGTCCTGTCATGCCATATTTGTCCGCGCCGGAGCGGAGCAGGCCTTGCCGGATGTGGGTGAGGTACCCGCCTCGCTGACGCTGCGGCTGATCTCCATCCGCGCGTTCGATACTGCGCACGACATGGTGGCGGCGGATGTTGTGGAGGGCCGCGAGTTGAACACTGCAATCCCGGCCATGCTGGCGCAGAGCGGAGTTGCCTATCTCCACCTGCACAATGCGAAACCGGGCTGTTATGCCGCCCGCGTTGATCCGGTAAGGTAA
- a CDS encoding LuxR family transcriptional regulator — MIDRFKAMLEAQSLLDLRESAVAAFGALGVPRVLCVSPVGLDRSVGRSLTNAGFPLAWETAYREGRRMDDPLPDISVRIGEAFLWHRLPSDVVLNREEASYLADLSGWQMAKGVCVATYGPAARVGFVAASSVSGEDDLDGLDLSLFQIAAETAYLRYCQLVSAELNYEMNLSSRELDVLHWMAQGRSNAAIADILDLKPETVGTYVKRIFAKLDVFDRTSAVMKGVMRGLVIASDPSIEAEAQARRARRRRA; from the coding sequence ATGATCGACAGATTCAAGGCCATGCTGGAGGCGCAGTCATTGCTGGACTTGCGCGAGAGCGCCGTGGCGGCGTTCGGGGCGCTGGGCGTACCGCGCGTATTGTGCGTTTCTCCGGTGGGACTGGACCGATCGGTCGGGCGTTCCCTGACGAATGCGGGATTTCCGCTCGCATGGGAGACCGCCTATCGGGAGGGCCGGCGCATGGATGACCCGCTGCCGGATATTTCCGTCCGGATCGGCGAGGCGTTTCTCTGGCACCGCCTGCCATCGGATGTCGTGCTGAACCGGGAAGAGGCCTCGTATCTGGCGGACCTGTCCGGATGGCAGATGGCAAAGGGCGTGTGCGTCGCCACCTACGGGCCGGCGGCGCGGGTCGGCTTTGTCGCGGCAAGTTCAGTGTCGGGGGAGGACGATCTGGACGGGCTGGACCTGTCGCTGTTCCAGATCGCCGCGGAGACGGCCTATCTGAGATATTGCCAGCTGGTCTCTGCAGAACTGAACTATGAAATGAACCTGTCGAGCCGTGAACTCGATGTGCTCCACTGGATGGCACAGGGCCGGAGCAATGCAGCCATTGCCGACATTCTCGACCTGAAGCCGGAGACGGTTGGCACCTATGTGAAGCGCATCTTCGCCAAGCTGGATGTGTTCGACCGCACCTCGGCGGTGATGAAGGGCGTCATGCGCGGCCTGGTCATCGCGTCCGACCCGTCCATAGAGGCCGAGGCACAGGCCCGGCGGGCCCGGCGGCGGCGCGCCTGA
- a CDS encoding EAL domain-containing protein: MYEVFNCIATEHDLSHVLAAFFVLAFSNCCSLIIYKRSHQAVKRFYTILWAIAAGTVVGLGVWATHFIALLGYQPGFDVVFDGWRTLLSAAMVVTGFVITALVLSVKADAIIRLISGAIATASVAGMHFYGMTALNASAIIEYDRVTITSAILLSFMFYTATYLVGSNPKIPRNVTISTITSVFAVLALHFISASGTTMIPVRGVETPSWQLATGLLSIIIAGAMAVIVILSVLAAGLDSKFERMRSKETRKLSVLADASSEGLFVVSRTGEIINTNTSARVLFSERISDLKNLHDLDLFQSEGQLPDFRGRNIQDLLQFQDDELNLLENREFGERRIRFEDGREMIAVVSSRCVEEKDETFIVFAVRDITQRVRAEAKVRTLAYRDSLTGLHNRVAFNMALEHAMQDTQGDRFGLAVMIIDLDEFKEVNDQFGHGAGDSLLKAIGRRISSEIDERDTVARLGGDEFAVLVRGRASAEEIQDTADRILSAISEPLAMGRRTLNSGGSIGLTFVPPNAKNAARILTYADRALYSAKAAGRGCVRAYDADLHKQQVEQRNLERALHDAVRNDEFVLYFQPKVSSATRAVVGREALIRWNRPGVGLVGPDQFIPLAEQSMLIVEIGRWTIHAACRAASRWQGDESVAVNLSARQLMDPDIIFHVRSALEETGLDPARFELEITETAIIHNTQLATSILLELKALGIKISLDDFGTGYSSMSYVQEFPFDRIKIDRSFVATINMDSKSRAIIEAIIHLAHSLDIPVVAEGVETEDQAHTLASLSCEEMQGYLIAAPEPFEGPFTAFDLDGDLFDLAIA, encoded by the coding sequence ATGTACGAAGTATTCAATTGCATTGCGACCGAACATGATCTGTCTCATGTTCTGGCGGCATTCTTCGTGCTGGCCTTCAGCAATTGCTGCTCCCTGATCATCTACAAGCGCAGCCATCAGGCCGTGAAGCGGTTCTACACAATTCTCTGGGCCATCGCCGCCGGTACGGTTGTCGGCCTGGGCGTGTGGGCCACACACTTCATCGCGCTTCTGGGATACCAGCCCGGTTTCGACGTCGTGTTCGACGGATGGCGCACCCTGCTGTCTGCCGCCATGGTGGTGACCGGTTTCGTGATCACCGCGCTCGTCCTCAGCGTGAAGGCCGATGCCATCATCCGCCTGATCAGCGGCGCCATCGCGACCGCGTCTGTCGCCGGAATGCATTTCTATGGCATGACCGCCCTGAACGCGTCCGCCATCATCGAATATGATCGCGTGACGATCACATCGGCGATCCTGCTCAGCTTCATGTTCTACACAGCCACCTATCTCGTCGGCTCGAACCCCAAGATACCTCGCAACGTCACCATCTCCACAATCACCAGTGTCTTCGCGGTCCTGGCGCTTCACTTCATCAGCGCGTCCGGCACCACGATGATCCCGGTCCGCGGCGTTGAAACGCCTTCCTGGCAGCTGGCCACCGGCCTGCTCAGCATCATCATTGCCGGTGCCATGGCAGTGATCGTCATCCTGTCGGTGCTCGCCGCCGGATTGGATTCCAAATTCGAGCGGATGCGCTCCAAGGAAACCCGCAAACTGTCGGTACTGGCTGACGCCAGCAGCGAAGGTCTGTTTGTCGTGTCCCGGACCGGCGAGATCATCAACACGAACACATCGGCGCGGGTGCTGTTCAGCGAGCGGATTTCCGACCTGAAGAATTTGCACGATCTGGACCTCTTCCAGTCCGAAGGGCAGCTTCCGGACTTTCGTGGCCGCAACATCCAGGACCTGTTGCAGTTTCAGGATGACGAGTTGAACCTGCTCGAAAACCGCGAGTTTGGTGAACGCCGTATCCGGTTCGAGGATGGACGGGAAATGATCGCCGTGGTCTCCAGCCGCTGTGTCGAGGAAAAGGACGAGACCTTCATCGTCTTCGCCGTCCGCGACATCACCCAGCGCGTGCGCGCGGAAGCCAAGGTCCGCACACTGGCCTATCGCGACTCCCTGACCGGGCTGCACAACCGGGTCGCGTTCAACATGGCGCTCGAACACGCCATGCAGGACACGCAGGGAGATCGTTTTGGTCTCGCCGTCATGATCATCGATCTGGACGAGTTCAAGGAAGTCAATGACCAGTTCGGCCATGGAGCCGGCGACTCCCTCCTGAAGGCGATCGGTCGCCGCATCTCGAGCGAGATCGACGAACGCGACACGGTCGCACGACTTGGCGGAGACGAATTTGCGGTCCTCGTACGCGGCCGCGCCTCCGCAGAGGAAATTCAGGACACGGCGGACAGGATCCTGTCTGCAATCTCCGAACCACTCGCCATGGGGCGCCGAACATTGAACAGTGGCGGCAGCATCGGGCTGACCTTCGTACCGCCAAATGCCAAGAATGCCGCCCGCATCCTGACCTATGCAGACCGGGCACTCTATTCGGCCAAGGCGGCCGGCCGGGGCTGCGTGCGTGCCTATGATGCAGACCTTCACAAGCAACAGGTGGAGCAGCGCAATCTGGAACGCGCCCTTCACGACGCCGTCAGGAACGACGAATTCGTGCTCTACTTCCAGCCCAAGGTCAGTTCCGCCACCCGCGCGGTCGTTGGCCGTGAGGCGCTGATCCGCTGGAATCGTCCGGGCGTCGGACTTGTCGGCCCTGACCAGTTCATTCCGCTGGCGGAGCAGAGCATGCTGATCGTCGAGATCGGCCGCTGGACTATTCATGCCGCCTGCCGCGCAGCCAGCCGCTGGCAAGGAGACGAGAGCGTGGCGGTCAATCTGTCAGCGCGCCAGTTGATGGATCCGGATATCATATTCCATGTGCGCTCCGCACTCGAGGAAACCGGGTTGGACCCGGCCCGGTTCGAACTGGAGATCACGGAAACGGCGATCATCCACAACACCCAGCTGGCCACCAGCATCCTGCTCGAACTGAAAGCCCTCGGCATAAAGATTTCGCTGGATGATTTCGGCACCGGCTATTCCTCGATGAGCTATGTCCAGGAATTCCCGTTCGACCGCATCAAGATCGACCGGTCCTTCGTCGCGACGATCAATATGGATTCCAAATCGCGGGCGATTATCGAGGCCATCATCCATCTGGCCCACAGCCTGGACATTCCGGTGGTGGCAGAAGGGGTCGAGACAGAAGACCAGGCGCACACGCTGGCCAGCCTGTCCTGTGAAGAGATGCAGGGCTACCTGATCGCCGCGCCTGAACCCTTCGAAGGACCATTCACGGCCTTTGATCTGGATGGCGACCTGTTCGATCTGGCAATTGCCTAG
- a CDS encoding cytochrome c-type biogenesis protein → MRTLLLTLFALCLPLLAGAEDVALDDPAQEARAQALMRELRCVACENEPISQSAAPIAEDMRARVRDMIEDGASDEDVRTWFEDRYGEFVLFRPKAEGMAGWLLWTGPFLLLLAGLAIGLRIATGRRAAADPVEPEDA, encoded by the coding sequence ATGAGAACCCTGTTGCTGACGCTGTTTGCGCTCTGCCTGCCGCTCCTTGCGGGGGCAGAGGATGTCGCGCTGGACGACCCCGCGCAGGAGGCCCGGGCGCAGGCACTGATGCGGGAATTGCGCTGTGTGGCGTGCGAGAATGAACCGATCTCGCAGTCGGCCGCACCGATCGCGGAAGACATGCGGGCCCGTGTGCGGGACATGATCGAGGATGGCGCCAGCGATGAAGACGTGCGGACCTGGTTCGAGGACCGGTATGGAGAATTCGTCCTGTTCCGTCCGAAGGCGGAGGGCATGGCCGGCTGGCTGCTCTGGACCGGGCCGTTCCTCCTGTTGTTGGCGGGGCTGGCCATCGGCCTGCGCATTGCCACGGGGCGCAGGGCGGCTGCCGACCCGGTCGAGCCGGAAGACGCCTAG
- a CDS encoding heme lyase CcmF/NrfE family subunit, producing MIEAGHFAAFLALAAALAQGLFGLTGQRRLAGLAAYGGFAVMTLSFATLIIAFVRSDFSVALVANNSHTLKPMLYKVAGAWGNHEGSMALWCLVTLGFGAAGAAWMRTGRDVLEARALGIQGLLGVGALAYLLFASSPFLRLDPAPFQGVGLNPLLQDPALSFHPPMLYLGYVGYSFVFALAAAGLMEGRIDAVWAREARRWSLAAFAPLTLGIALGSYWAYYELGWGGWWFWDPVENASLMPWLIGAALLHSVVVTEKREGFAAWSALLAVLAFLFSIMGAFLVRSGILTSVHAFAVDPTRGKLLLFGLLAYGGFALVLFALRAPKLTGGKPWQLLSREGALMANNIVLMVAALTVLLGTLFPLIAEAAGRTISVGEPYFNLTFTPMLGLLLVILPVVQAWAWGKADLKSWTKWALGGAGLIAVFLALGVGLWSISIGAALGLALGIWLVFGAVWELKRRAVTPGRVFRLPPRVWGMTLAHLGLGLFVIGAVVETTGRYETTVALAEGGSAKVIGWTLTLDQVRAIEGPNWYADRAVLTATRGGATALLTPMKRYYPAAQMPTTETAIHKTGTGDLYAALGEQRMVEGEPRWVFRVYYNPLIDLVYFGVILMALGGVFSLWPRRKT from the coding sequence ATGATCGAGGCTGGTCATTTCGCGGCCTTTCTGGCGCTGGCAGCGGCGCTGGCGCAGGGCCTGTTCGGCCTGACCGGGCAAAGGCGGCTGGCCGGTCTGGCGGCCTATGGCGGCTTTGCCGTGATGACCCTGTCCTTCGCCACGCTGATCATTGCGTTTGTGCGCTCGGACTTCTCCGTGGCGCTGGTGGCGAACAATTCCCACACGCTGAAGCCGATGCTGTACAAGGTCGCCGGGGCATGGGGAAACCATGAAGGGTCGATGGCGCTGTGGTGTCTGGTGACGCTCGGGTTCGGCGCCGCCGGGGCGGCCTGGATGCGGACGGGGCGGGACGTGCTGGAAGCCCGCGCGCTGGGCATTCAGGGCCTGCTGGGCGTTGGCGCGCTGGCCTATCTCCTGTTTGCCTCGTCCCCCTTCCTGCGGCTCGATCCGGCTCCGTTCCAGGGAGTCGGCCTCAATCCGCTGCTTCAGGATCCGGCGCTGAGTTTCCATCCGCCGATGCTCTATCTCGGCTATGTGGGATATTCCTTCGTGTTTGCCCTTGCCGCAGCCGGCCTGATGGAAGGGCGGATCGATGCCGTCTGGGCGCGGGAGGCGCGCCGCTGGTCTCTCGCCGCGTTCGCGCCCCTGACGCTGGGCATCGCGCTGGGCTCCTACTGGGCCTATTACGAGCTGGGCTGGGGCGGCTGGTGGTTCTGGGACCCGGTGGAGAACGCCTCTCTGATGCCATGGCTGATCGGGGCGGCGTTGTTGCATTCGGTGGTGGTGACGGAAAAGCGCGAAGGCTTTGCGGCCTGGTCGGCGCTGCTGGCGGTGCTGGCCTTCCTGTTCTCGATCATGGGGGCGTTCCTGGTGCGGTCCGGCATCCTGACCTCCGTGCACGCCTTTGCGGTGGATCCGACACGAGGAAAGCTGCTGCTGTTCGGCCTGCTGGCCTATGGCGGGTTTGCGCTGGTCCTGTTTGCCTTGCGTGCGCCGAAGCTGACCGGCGGCAAGCCCTGGCAGCTGCTCAGCCGGGAAGGTGCGCTGATGGCCAACAATATCGTGCTGATGGTGGCGGCGCTGACTGTGCTGCTCGGCACGCTGTTCCCGCTGATCGCGGAGGCCGCCGGCCGGACGATCTCCGTGGGCGAGCCTTATTTCAATCTTACCTTCACGCCGATGCTCGGCCTGTTGCTGGTCATTCTGCCGGTGGTTCAGGCCTGGGCCTGGGGCAAGGCGGATTTGAAATCCTGGACGAAATGGGCGCTGGGCGGCGCCGGCCTCATCGCGGTCTTCCTGGCGCTTGGGGTAGGGCTTTGGAGTATTTCCATCGGCGCCGCGCTCGGCCTCGCGCTCGGCATCTGGCTGGTCTTCGGCGCGGTCTGGGAACTCAAGCGCCGGGCGGTCACGCCGGGCCGCGTGTTCCGCCTGCCGCCGCGGGTCTGGGGCATGACGCTGGCACATCTGGGGCTCGGCCTGTTCGTGATCGGCGCGGTGGTCGAAACCACGGGACGGTATGAAACAACGGTGGCGCTGGCCGAAGGCGGCTCGGCCAAGGTAATCGGCTGGACGCTGACCCTCGATCAGGTACGGGCCATCGAGGGGCCGAACTGGTATGCAGACCGCGCGGTTCTGACCGCGACGCGAGGGGGAGCGACGGCCCTGCTGACGCCGATGAAACGCTATTACCCGGCGGCGCAGATGCCGACGACGGAAACCGCGATCCACAAGACCGGCACGGGGGACCTCTATGCGGCGCTGGGAGAGCAGCGCATGGTGGAGGGCGAACCGCGCTGGGTGTTCCGGGTCTACTACAATCCGCTGATCGATCTGGTATATTTCGGGGTGATCCTGATGGCGCTGGGCGGTGTGTTCAGCCTGTGGCCAAGGCGGAAGACGTGA
- a CDS encoding LuxR family transcriptional regulator, whose protein sequence is MLGHLRQIVRSRTVPDLYERTVDALAGIGLTRVYFQGPIGNDRSITRHTTNFGFPDLWAKTYELNWQAHDPFPDAAARYPGPMYWHRLPPSVVLTEGELAYLDFLKTNRMERGLCMLQYGNATRVGLIAASTDPDGPEVESVDREFFQFVGMVSFTRFCQLVTMDPDLPTPLSGRELDVLYWMAQGRSNGAIADVLGIRQETVNTYVKRVFAKLGVFDRTSAVMEGVRHGLVIVSDPIAELVADQMRTKRPTGS, encoded by the coding sequence ATGCTGGGCCATCTGCGCCAGATTGTACGTTCAAGGACAGTCCCGGACTTATATGAGCGAACGGTTGACGCCCTCGCCGGCATTGGCCTGACCCGTGTCTATTTCCAGGGTCCGATTGGCAATGACCGGTCGATCACGCGACATACGACGAATTTCGGCTTTCCCGATCTGTGGGCGAAGACCTATGAGCTGAACTGGCAGGCGCATGACCCGTTCCCGGATGCGGCGGCGCGATATCCCGGACCGATGTACTGGCATCGGCTGCCACCTTCCGTCGTGCTGACCGAAGGCGAACTGGCCTATCTGGACTTCCTGAAGACGAACCGGATGGAGCGGGGGCTCTGCATGCTGCAATATGGCAATGCCACGCGCGTGGGCCTGATTGCTGCGAGCACAGACCCGGACGGGCCGGAAGTGGAAAGCGTTGATCGTGAATTCTTCCAGTTCGTGGGCATGGTCTCGTTCACACGGTTCTGCCAGCTGGTGACCATGGACCCGGACCTGCCGACACCGCTGTCCGGCCGTGAGCTGGATGTGCTGTACTGGATGGCACAGGGGCGCAGCAATGGCGCCATCGCCGATGTGCTGGGCATCCGGCAGGAGACGGTGAACACATATGTCAAACGGGTCTTTGCCAAGCTGGGCGTGTTCGACCGGACATCGGCCGTGATGGAGGGCGTGCGCCATGGCCTCGTCATCGTGTCGGACCCGATTGCCGAACTCGTCGCCGACCAGATGCGGACGAAGCGTCCGACAGGAAGCTGA
- a CDS encoding ATP-binding protein — translation MSDSAPDSPTLMDRWTRLSLARRIMLAAAIWGLVVLVGGALALSAVYRAQTLSLLEEDLEQTLVGLTREMTREEAFLEDGRVTDAQREFFLGDVRFRTQYSGRYWAIVGVSSDGEINGDIRSRSLWDEPVPLDEDQLARTLSHPGTTEFGDFRFVGPAGQRVRVASRAILIQNRETPLILVAAADRAANDAAATRFRSLLLGTMIALFGGVFAAMVAAISFSLRPLRRIGDDIAEVREGMRQKLSEDYPAEVRPLADELNKLLDHNRQVVERARTHVGNLAHALKTPLAVLRNEATGDTQLDDVVRRQSESMQTNVEHYLKRAQMVARAQTLGARTELRPVVDGIARMLNRLYDARGVNVSVDGGVGAVFRGEKQDLEEMVGNLMENACKWAGSEVLVRVRDTAAALTIDVEDDGKGLTPEERAGALKRGVRLDETTPGSGLGLSIVKELAELHRGSLELGDAGLGGLKASLRFPKT, via the coding sequence ATGAGCGACAGCGCCCCTGACTCCCCGACATTGATGGATCGCTGGACGCGCCTGTCGCTGGCGCGCCGCATCATGCTGGCAGCAGCCATCTGGGGCCTGGTGGTGCTGGTGGGTGGCGCGCTCGCGCTGTCGGCCGTCTATCGCGCACAGACCCTCAGCCTGCTGGAAGAGGATCTGGAGCAGACGCTGGTGGGCCTGACGCGGGAGATGACCCGCGAGGAGGCCTTTCTGGAAGATGGCCGCGTGACCGATGCCCAGCGCGAGTTCTTTCTCGGTGATGTGCGGTTTCGCACCCAGTATTCCGGACGCTACTGGGCCATTGTCGGCGTCAGTTCGGATGGCGAGATCAATGGCGACATCCGCTCGCGCAGCCTGTGGGACGAGCCGGTGCCGCTGGACGAGGATCAACTCGCCCGCACCCTGTCGCACCCGGGCACGACGGAGTTCGGGGATTTCCGCTTTGTGGGCCCCGCCGGCCAGCGTGTGCGGGTCGCTTCGCGCGCCATCCTGATCCAGAACCGGGAAACGCCGCTGATCCTGGTGGCGGCTGCTGACCGTGCGGCCAATGATGCCGCGGCCACGCGCTTTCGCAGCCTGTTGCTGGGCACGATGATTGCCCTGTTCGGCGGAGTGTTTGCGGCCATGGTGGCGGCGATTTCCTTTTCGCTGCGCCCCTTGCGCCGCATCGGGGATGATATTGCCGAAGTGCGCGAAGGTATGCGGCAGAAACTGTCGGAAGACTATCCGGCCGAAGTGCGCCCGCTGGCGGATGAACTGAACAAGCTGCTGGATCATAACCGGCAGGTTGTGGAGCGCGCGCGGACCCATGTCGGCAATCTGGCCCATGCGCTGAAGACGCCACTGGCCGTGCTGCGCAATGAGGCAACAGGCGACACGCAACTGGACGATGTGGTGCGCCGCCAGTCCGAGAGCATGCAGACCAATGTCGAGCATTATCTGAAGCGGGCTCAGATGGTTGCGCGGGCCCAGACGCTGGGCGCGAGGACGGAGCTGCGCCCGGTCGTGGACGGCATCGCCCGCATGCTGAACCGACTCTATGATGCCAGGGGCGTCAACGTGTCCGTTGACGGCGGGGTGGGCGCCGTGTTCCGGGGAGAGAAACAGGATCTCGAGGAAATGGTCGGCAATCTGATGGAAAACGCCTGCAAATGGGCCGGTAGCGAAGTGCTGGTGCGCGTGCGCGACACGGCGGCGGCGCTGACCATTGATGTCGAGGATGATGGCAAGGGCCTGACGCCGGAAGAACGCGCCGGAGCGCTGAAGCGCGGTGTGCGCCTCGACGAGACAACGCCCGGCAGCGGGCTCGGCCTGTCCATCGTGAAGGAACTGGCGGAGTTGCATCGCGGCAGCCTGGAACTGGGCGATGCCGGGCTGGGCGGCCTGAAGGCAAGCCTGAGGTTTCCCAAGACATGA
- a CDS encoding cytochrome c maturation protein CcmE — translation MRARTRRLYMFGIAALLLLAAAALAFLALRENANLFYTPEILAEKGQPEDGKMVKVGGWVEPGSLAYSDDGATMIFTVIDNSPHTIRVSYTGIAPDLFREGQGVVATGQFGPGGHFTARQILAKHDENYQPRELKPLDAAG, via the coding sequence ATGAGAGCCCGAACGAGACGACTTTACATGTTTGGCATTGCGGCCCTGCTGCTTCTGGCAGCGGCGGCGCTGGCATTTCTGGCCCTGCGCGAGAATGCGAACCTGTTCTACACGCCCGAAATCCTTGCCGAGAAAGGCCAGCCGGAAGACGGCAAGATGGTGAAGGTCGGTGGCTGGGTCGAGCCAGGGTCGCTGGCCTATTCCGATGACGGGGCGACCATGATCTTTACCGTGATCGACAACAGCCCGCACACGATCCGCGTCAGCTATACAGGCATAGCGCCCGACCTGTTCCGTGAAGGCCAGGGTGTGGTTGCCACGGGACAGTTCGGGCCCGGCGGACACTTCACGGCCCGGCAGATTCTGGCCAAGCATGACGAGAATTATCAGCCGCGCGAGCTGAAACCGCTGGACGCGGCCGGATGA
- a CDS encoding PepSY domain-containing protein: MRRIPALLLALGLVVTPPAVAQDWRNQWSPGQARDSVRQGKTVPLSQIFQKLQREYGGYQLGADLYDNGGKPQYKVDWMTGDGRKMRFTVDARTGAILDRRGA, translated from the coding sequence ATGAGACGGATTCCTGCCCTTCTTCTGGCCCTCGGCCTTGTGGTGACGCCCCCGGCGGTCGCCCAGGACTGGCGTAACCAATGGTCGCCGGGCCAGGCCCGCGATTCGGTGCGCCAGGGCAAGACCGTGCCGCTGAGCCAGATTTTCCAGAAGCTGCAACGCGAATATGGCGGTTACCAGCTGGGCGCGGACCTGTATGACAATGGCGGCAAACCGCAATACAAGGTCGACTGGATGACCGGGGATGGCCGCAAGATGCGCTTCACGGTGGATGCGCGCACGGGCGCGATCCTTGACCGGCGCGGGGCATGA
- a CDS encoding J domain-containing protein produces MDPYKVLGVSRSASEAEIKNAYRQKAKALHPDLHPDDKAKAEEFKRVSQAWDILGDKDKKAQFDRGEIDGDGNPTGFGGGFPGGGGPGGASYRWESRSGNPFGGAQGDPFEDILSGMFGGGRSRRGGPVKGRDVRYRVTIDFADAVTGARRRMTMADGTALDVNIPAGIETGQTLRLKSQGEPSPNGGAPGDALLEVEVKPSTVWERDGKDLRMKVPVDLKTAILGGSVEVKTPSGPVTLKVPAGSNTGSQLRLRGKGVQTSTPGNLYARLEIVLDDPKDDGLKAWAESH; encoded by the coding sequence ATGGACCCGTACAAAGTGCTCGGCGTGTCGCGCTCGGCCAGCGAGGCCGAGATCAAGAACGCTTACCGGCAAAAGGCAAAAGCCCTGCATCCGGACCTGCATCCGGATGACAAGGCCAAGGCCGAGGAGTTCAAGCGGGTCTCGCAAGCCTGGGATATTCTGGGCGACAAGGACAAGAAAGCCCAGTTCGACCGGGGCGAGATTGACGGCGACGGTAATCCGACCGGGTTCGGCGGCGGGTTCCCGGGGGGCGGCGGCCCCGGTGGCGCTTCGTATCGCTGGGAGTCACGCAGTGGCAATCCGTTCGGCGGGGCGCAGGGCGATCCGTTCGAGGATATCCTGTCCGGCATGTTCGGCGGCGGCCGGTCGCGCCGCGGCGGCCCCGTCAAGGGGCGGGACGTGCGGTATCGGGTGACCATTGATTTCGCGGATGCCGTGACCGGTGCCCGCCGGCGCATGACCATGGCGGACGGCACCGCGCTGGATGTGAACATTCCGGCGGGGATTGAAACCGGCCAGACGCTGCGCCTGAAGAGCCAGGGCGAACCCTCGCCGAATGGCGGTGCGCCCGGCGATGCGCTTCTGGAAGTGGAAGTGAAGCCCAGCACGGTCTGGGAACGCGACGGCAAGGACCTTCGAATGAAGGTGCCGGTTGATCTGAAGACGGCGATCCTGGGGGGCAGTGTCGAGGTGAAGACGCCCTCCGGCCCGGTGACGCTGAAAGTCCCGGCCGGATCAAACACCGGCTCGCAACTGCGGTTGCGCGGCAAGGGGGTCCAAACCTCCACGCCGGGAAATCTCTATGCCCGGCTGGAAATAGTGCTCGATGATCCGAAGGATGACGGCCTGAAGGCGTGGGCAGAGTCCCACTAG